From Megalobrama amblycephala isolate DHTTF-2021 linkage group LG24, ASM1881202v1, whole genome shotgun sequence, the proteins below share one genomic window:
- the slc2a1a gene encoding solute carrier family 2, facilitated glucose transporter member 1a isoform X1 — MTATDEAKPSETTSLVRQSDSSKQQLTLNLMLAVGTAVIGSLQFGYNTGVINAPQKIIENFINETWYGRYSENIPSTTLTTLWSVSVAIFSVGGIFGSFSVGLFVNRFGRRNSMLMVNVLAFISAALMGFSKLAESWEMLIIGRFIVGLYSGLSTGFVPMYVGEIAPTELRGALGTLHQLGIVVGILMAQIFGIKEIMGTSTMWPFLLGFTFIPALLQCALLPFCPESPRYLLINQNEEAKAKSVLKKLRGTDDVDAGMQEMREESRQMMREKKVTIPELFRSSLYRQPIFIAIMLQLSQQLSGINAVFYYSTDIFEKAGVSEPVYATIGAGVVNTAFTVVSLFVVERAGRRSLHLIGLMGMAVSSVLMTIAMALTEQVKWMSYISIVAVFSFVAFFEIGPGPIPWFIVAELFSQGPRPSAIAVAGFSNWFANFLVGMCFQYVAELTGPYVFIIFTVLLLIFFVFTYFKVPETKGRTFDEISAGFRSGGEKYTREDLNTLGADSQL; from the exons CAGCTAACGCTTAATCTGATGCTGGCTGTTGGGACCGCTGTGATTGGCTCCTTGCAGTTTGGCTACAACACAGGTGTCATCAATGCCCCTCAGAAG ATCATTGAGAACTTCATCAATGAGACGTGGTATGGCAGGTATTCAGAAAACATACCATCAACCACTTTAACTACGCTCTGGTCCGTATCAGTGGCCATTTTCTCTGTAGGTGGCATTTTCGGCTCCTTCTCAGTGGGCCTCTTTGTAAACCGCTTTGGCAG GAGGAACTCAATGCTCATGGTTAATGTTTTGGCCTTCATATCTGCTGCTTTAATGGGCTTTTCCAAGCTGGCTGAATCCTGGGAGATGCTTATTATTGGACGCTTCATTGTTGGCCTTTACTCTGGCCTGTCCACTGGCTTTGTACCAATGTATGTAGGAGAAATCGCCCCAACTGAATTACGTGGGGCACTGGGTACACTTCATCAGCTTGGCATTGTCGTTGGCATCCTCATGGCACAG ATCTTTGGTATTAAAGAAATCATGGGGACCTCAACAATGTGGCCCTTCCTACTTGGCTTTACTTTCATCCCAGCCTTACTCCAGTGTGCCCTGCTGCCCTTTTGCCCCGAGAGCCCACGCTACCTCCTCATCAACCAGAATGAGGAGGCCAAAGCCAAGAGTG TGCTGAAGAAGCTGCGTGGCACTGATGATGTGGATGCAGGCATGCAGGAGATGAGGGAGGAGAGCAGACAGATGATGAGGGAGAAGAAGGTCACCATCCCTGAGTTGTTCCGCTCATCGCTCTACCGCCAGCCCATCTTCATTGCCATCATGCTGCAGCTCTCCCAGCAGCTCTCTGGTATCAATGCT GTTTTTTATTACTCTACtgatatatttgaaaaagcaGGGGTGTCTGAGCCGGTCTATGCCACCATTGGTGCTGGAGTTGTGAACACAGCATTCACAGTTGTGTCG CTGTTCGTAGTAGAGCGAGCTGGCCGAAGATCACTACATCTTATTGGGCTGATGGGAATGGCTGTGTCTTCTGTTCTCATGACCATAGCTATGGCGCTAACA GAACAAGTGAAATGGATGTCGTACATCAGCATTGTAGCCGTCTTCAGTTTTGTGGCATTTTTCGAGATCGGACCAGGCCCAATCCCATGGTTCATTGTGGCAGAACTCTTCAGTCAAGGCCCCAGGCCCTCTGCCATCGCTGTCGCTGGTTTCTCCAACTGGTTTGCCAACTTCTTAGTGGGAATGTGCTTCCAGTATGTTGCG GAACTGACAGGCCCGTATGTTTTCATAATCTTCACTGTCCTCCTGCTGATATTCTTCGTCTTCACCTACTTCAAAGTTCCTGAGACCAAAGGCCGAACATTTGACGAGATCTCGGCAGGCTTCCGCTCAGGGGGAGAGAAATATACCCGAGAAGATCTGAACACACTGGGAGCAGACTCACAGCTCTGA
- the slc2a1a gene encoding solute carrier family 2, facilitated glucose transporter member 1a isoform X2, which produces MESDKKQLTLNLMLAVGTAVIGSLQFGYNTGVINAPQKIIENFINETWYGRYSENIPSTTLTTLWSVSVAIFSVGGIFGSFSVGLFVNRFGRRNSMLMVNVLAFISAALMGFSKLAESWEMLIIGRFIVGLYSGLSTGFVPMYVGEIAPTELRGALGTLHQLGIVVGILMAQIFGIKEIMGTSTMWPFLLGFTFIPALLQCALLPFCPESPRYLLINQNEEAKAKSVLKKLRGTDDVDAGMQEMREESRQMMREKKVTIPELFRSSLYRQPIFIAIMLQLSQQLSGINAVFYYSTDIFEKAGVSEPVYATIGAGVVNTAFTVVSLFVVERAGRRSLHLIGLMGMAVSSVLMTIAMALTEQVKWMSYISIVAVFSFVAFFEIGPGPIPWFIVAELFSQGPRPSAIAVAGFSNWFANFLVGMCFQYVAELTGPYVFIIFTVLLLIFFVFTYFKVPETKGRTFDEISAGFRSGGEKYTREDLNTLGADSQL; this is translated from the exons ATGGAGTCTGATAAAAAG CAGCTAACGCTTAATCTGATGCTGGCTGTTGGGACCGCTGTGATTGGCTCCTTGCAGTTTGGCTACAACACAGGTGTCATCAATGCCCCTCAGAAG ATCATTGAGAACTTCATCAATGAGACGTGGTATGGCAGGTATTCAGAAAACATACCATCAACCACTTTAACTACGCTCTGGTCCGTATCAGTGGCCATTTTCTCTGTAGGTGGCATTTTCGGCTCCTTCTCAGTGGGCCTCTTTGTAAACCGCTTTGGCAG GAGGAACTCAATGCTCATGGTTAATGTTTTGGCCTTCATATCTGCTGCTTTAATGGGCTTTTCCAAGCTGGCTGAATCCTGGGAGATGCTTATTATTGGACGCTTCATTGTTGGCCTTTACTCTGGCCTGTCCACTGGCTTTGTACCAATGTATGTAGGAGAAATCGCCCCAACTGAATTACGTGGGGCACTGGGTACACTTCATCAGCTTGGCATTGTCGTTGGCATCCTCATGGCACAG ATCTTTGGTATTAAAGAAATCATGGGGACCTCAACAATGTGGCCCTTCCTACTTGGCTTTACTTTCATCCCAGCCTTACTCCAGTGTGCCCTGCTGCCCTTTTGCCCCGAGAGCCCACGCTACCTCCTCATCAACCAGAATGAGGAGGCCAAAGCCAAGAGTG TGCTGAAGAAGCTGCGTGGCACTGATGATGTGGATGCAGGCATGCAGGAGATGAGGGAGGAGAGCAGACAGATGATGAGGGAGAAGAAGGTCACCATCCCTGAGTTGTTCCGCTCATCGCTCTACCGCCAGCCCATCTTCATTGCCATCATGCTGCAGCTCTCCCAGCAGCTCTCTGGTATCAATGCT GTTTTTTATTACTCTACtgatatatttgaaaaagcaGGGGTGTCTGAGCCGGTCTATGCCACCATTGGTGCTGGAGTTGTGAACACAGCATTCACAGTTGTGTCG CTGTTCGTAGTAGAGCGAGCTGGCCGAAGATCACTACATCTTATTGGGCTGATGGGAATGGCTGTGTCTTCTGTTCTCATGACCATAGCTATGGCGCTAACA GAACAAGTGAAATGGATGTCGTACATCAGCATTGTAGCCGTCTTCAGTTTTGTGGCATTTTTCGAGATCGGACCAGGCCCAATCCCATGGTTCATTGTGGCAGAACTCTTCAGTCAAGGCCCCAGGCCCTCTGCCATCGCTGTCGCTGGTTTCTCCAACTGGTTTGCCAACTTCTTAGTGGGAATGTGCTTCCAGTATGTTGCG GAACTGACAGGCCCGTATGTTTTCATAATCTTCACTGTCCTCCTGCTGATATTCTTCGTCTTCACCTACTTCAAAGTTCCTGAGACCAAAGGCCGAACATTTGACGAGATCTCGGCAGGCTTCCGCTCAGGGGGAGAGAAATATACCCGAGAAGATCTGAACACACTGGGAGCAGACTCACAGCTCTGA